The nucleotide sequence TCTATGTTCAACTGTTTACTGATTACTACGCCTATTTGGGAACcgatttcaattattattttttgttttaaagaatATACCTGCTTGTTGGTTCCACAGTTACTATGAtgggatcctaaggaaatcgagggcaacctcaaattttataagcgGATAGCTTtctacaattattttaatgtttaaaaacaTTACACAAATTATTAGATTGTTTGCAATTAGCCGTCAATCGAAGTTGACGGAAATCAAACAAAACACAGCGTATATTATAACACAGGAATTGTTTTAGTTCCATAAACTTTTCAAGACGCTTCATAAACTTAAATCGTAACGATCTAATCTGTACTATATACAAGCTGCAGCAATAACATAGCTTGTTTTCATCAGTCGCCGCGAGTTGCAACATACACTATGTTCTAAGAATCACTACCGAATAATATAAATTCGCGCGTAATTGTGGGGTAAAGTGTGAAAATCAATATGGTAGCGTGGTCTAAGCTATAAGNNNNNNNNNNNNNNNNNNNNNNNNNNNNNNNNNNNNNNNNNNNNNNNNNNNNNNNNNNNNNNNNNNNNNNNNNNNNNNNNNNNNNNNNNNNNNNNNNNNNNNNNNNNNNNNNNNNNNNNNNNNNNNNNNNNNNNNNNNNNNNNNNNNNNNNNNNNNNNNNNNNNNNNNNNNNNNNNNNNNNNNNNNNNNNNNNNNNNNNNNNNNNNNNNNNNNNNNNNNNNNNNNNNNNNNNNNNNNNNNNNNNNNNNNNNNNNNNNNNNNNNNNNNNNNNNNNNNNNNNNNNNNNNNNNNNNNNNNNNNNNNNNNNNNNNNNNNTAATTGTCGTCGGCGGGCGCCCTCTTGTAGAAGGCCCGGGAGACATCGACGGGCCCCCGGAGCCCGAGCCAGCCGAAGTAGCCTCGTCTCCAGAGCAGCACCAGGGACAGCATGATTGGAACAGCCAGGAGGACCCCTGGAATGAGATGGAGTGTGTTGGTTAAGGATGTAAGATTTTTGAAGGTCTGTAGCGAGAACTAGGGCGTAGGGGCAGtggtagggttgccaacttattttacaagaaataaagtatGTTTAGTTTAAGAAAGGGAAATATGGACAGTGTTTTTGACCCCTGACGCAAAAggggggttttataagtttaaccgctacgtctgtctgtctgtggcacggtagctcttaaacgggggaatttgaatgcggatttttttatttgaaaggatGGTTTCGAGCGATGGTTCTCaaacatttttatcaaaataggttcagccgtttttgagatttgaactttgaagtgattgTCGGGGTTTTTTACAGATAAAGTATGTTTAGGTTTGAGAAGGGAAATAAACAgtagttttcttcttttttaccccgacgcaaaaagagtctgtctgtctgtctgtctgtggcactggagccttaaacgggtggaccgatttgaaatcagggttagccattttcgagatattcaactttgaagtgacaaaggcgACTCTccctactttttgttggctaggttaggttatttacacGTTTACCGtttaacgtttgacctttgtttgaccttcatcctaacactgacaggtgacagatgacactatgttttttaaaataagtgtgacgggcaaagataaacgtAGGTTTTAACACAATGGCAACTATGCATCGTTATAATTCCAGTAACTTATGAatgggataaaaaaataaaccctactaaaaccaaaatccttcaaatagatGCCTTaaatttattacctattttttatcaaataggtggcaaacgagcatgcggatcACCAGGTAAGCGATAACCGctacccatggacacctacagcataattaggactgcgggtgcgttgccggcctaaaggagAAGGGGATAGAGGAGGGGGGAAGGCGGCGGATTtgttgaaaaatataaatataaaaataagcatTGTTTTTTTAGACCAATGCCAATACAATAATCCATAGACACTTCGGAAGCAGTCCGAATTCACACGATGGCAAAagattattaggtaggtacatttgtaAAGTTATTCGTACGCAAGGTCTTATATATGTGCATGTGTATATGGTGCAGTACTAACCAATTAGCGTGCCGAGCAGTATAGCGCCGTCTCGCTCTGGCCTGTTGCCGTATTTGTCCACGCAGCGCATGGTACGATGAATGTCATGAAGATGTTTCATCGTGTATCCTCGCATCTCTATCGGCTCCTGGCAACTGAAAGATATAGCTAATTAAATTACCATACTAAAGGTTACAGCTTGTTaaagccacccggcacccgaccagtacccttagtgtaagttttcggtacccttagtgtaagttttcggttacaaaatacatgaaatgaaaaattaaatgaaatgaaatgatttattttgctggAACATCACAGGTGTTACTTGTACATGTTAGGTGGGTGCAGTTACATGAATGCATGCTCCGCCATAATATGGCACGCAAAAGTCTtaatctaaataatattatctatatCTAATGTCAATTAAGTCacacaaatttcattaaaataattacaaattatatcaattacacaaaattaaattaaactaagtaatgtcaagagaaataaaattattacgcaattacaaattaaatacaattctaatctattcatacaatttatcaaaatattctTTAAGACTGTAAAATGGTCGTATAagtaaaaaagattttaatttcTTAGAAAATTCATACACATTGCTACATTGCTTTATGTCTTCATTCAAAAAATTATAGATTTTTATTCCATTATATTCAATGCTTCTTTTAAACTGTACATAATTCCTAGAATCAGGCAGCCGGATGTCAAAGTTACATTTTGCTCTACGTGGCCTATTGATTCTTCTACATGGTGTAAAGCTAAACTTGTTTTTatgaatgaaaaacacatctcgatcgcgttcgcgttaaaatctcaatttgtatggaaacatgaacatcgcaaacgttccgctagaggcgctgttcgtgcttgcatacaaattgagattttaacgcgaacgcgatcgagacgtattttgtaaccgaaacttacactaagggcacggttacaaaatacgtctcgatcgcgttcgcgttaaaatctcaatttgtatggaaacacgaacatcgcaaacgtcccgctagaggcgctgttcgtgtttccatacaaattgagattttaacgaatTTAACGCGaaagcgatcgagacgtattttgtaaccgaaaacttacagtAAGGGCACCGCActgcctcgactttcggcgtccactcgttgtcggcAGGTGGTCCACGCGCGGACGCCGCTTTGACAACGAGTGGATCTCGCGCGGTCCACGAGTTTCCGAGTAGAGGGGATGAAGAGGGGTGGCGGGGGGGTTGAAGCGCCGCATCGCAAGTAGTGACCGCATACCCgttacaaatccatatgaagaatactaaccgctcgaggcgaggcggcgCTGGTCAGATGCCGGGTGTACTAGCACGAAAGCTATCACATaattatcaaagtcaaagtcaaaatatttttattcaatttatccTACAAGCActaatgaatataaaaaaatatgccaccgattcgtaaaaacctctcctgagaagaatccggcaagaaactcagaTTTTAACAGAACAATGCATATTTGTAACAATAGATTCGTAGTTTGAAGGAAGGGATCGCCAAAGCGGATTGGGAATTATCCAAACATCCCAGTCGGTGCACTTCGCGAATTCTCCAATTTCTCCAACCTCATACGTACACAAGTTTCTCCGACTCATTGGCTCCTTTATTCTCAACAATGGGCACGAGCACGTCGACCATCCATTGCGTGGAGCAGTCGCAGAGGAAGGGGTTGTTGGAGACGTCCAATTTCTCCACCAGGTCCCAACGGGAGACTAGACGGCGATCTATTTCCGACAGGTTGTTGGAGATGATGTAAAGCtggaacaaaaataattatcagaTTTGAAAATTTATCTAGATTCAGATTTATCTAgatttgcttttatttaacccacttaaaaaaaggagaaggttctcaattgctgttataaataaattattatcttcttctttctttctttctttcaatttcgacagtttgtttttaaccccgacgcaaaaagacccCTCTTttatataagtttgactgctatgtgtgtctgtctgtggcaccgtagctcttaaacgggtggactgatttgaatgcggttttttttatttgaaagcaggctttCTAGTTTTTAGACGTtttctttttgagatattgaactttgaagtgacaaaagtCGGGGGttataatttttgttggtttaggttatttgtgtgtttgtcacgCGATCATTTAACTAGCTATATACCTACCTTACTTATCAAATCTGAGATTTACTGAACAAAATCTTACCTCCTTGATCATAGGCCAGTCGTATGTCTCTCCGATGTCATCAGGACGCGCTAAAGCCTTCGCATCGATGTCCTCCAACTTAGGGTTGTAGCTCAGGTGCAGCTTCACCAAATTCTCCAGCCCCGCGAGTGCGCCCGCGCCGATACGCTTCAACTCTGGCATGTTGCACATGTGGAGCTCCTTTAGCTTTTTGAGGATCGGGAAGCCGCTAGAAATAGACATAGGTGCAGTCAGGatggaaaaatataataataatatgaaagtgaaataagtttttggtagaaatttcatttttaatacaagcttttttttgctgactgtactttttgttgatgtgcttgtattgtcactcaaactacatttgaataccaaatttcaagtcgatgccattaaccgttgaagcgttccgtcctgtggagacgatcctggccggactgccaggatgtcactatctgtttattgtattgtcaccaaattgacataagtttaccaaatttcaagttgattgGACTACTAGaattgggtcaaatttaacttgcaagatttgacccaaagaaataaacaaacgaacagggcaagttaaataaaagattgtaaaaatCGCTGTTCATAAATAACTTAGACTTACATGGCATCCTCCTTGGTCATATCCAACTCCTCGATCGGGTTCTGGTTCAAGTTCAAATAGACCAGGTTTTTGGTCTCCTCCAACTCCTGGGGCACCATGGTGAGCTGGTTGTCGCTCAGATCCAGATGCTCCAAGTAGCGGGGGGTGTGGAGGAACTTGTCCGGGATGTCTGAGAGCTGGCAGGAGCGCAGCCGCAGGTCCTGGGTTCAGATAACAAGACTTGAGAACTAACACtcgttattcataaaaatatctgtcctgcccggggatcgaacccggaacctcaagcttcgtagttgtCTTTGTCTTACCCGAAGCATTGGTAAACTGGAAATGGCAATCAGCGTGACATGATCGATGGTAGTCAGGGGGTTGCCGGTGAGATCGAGCGAGGTCAGCTCCGGGAGGTGCTCGAAGAGGTCTTGGTGCAGCGAGTGGAAGTCGTTGTAGGCGAGATTCAGCTCGCGCATGGAGGCAAGAGGCTCGTACTCTTCCGCGGAGTAACGGCCCTGGAATACATAGAATGATTAGATgaaccatactaatattataaattataaatgcgaaagtgtgtgtttgtatgtagtttgcccgtctttcacgtcgaaacggagcgacttatcgacgtgatttttggcatagagatagttaatgggccagagagtgacaggctactttttatcccggaaaaatgcacagttcccgagggaacagcgcgcataACCGAATTCCTTCGCAGACGAAGCCGCGGCCAAAGCTAGCCTTtctataaaatgatttaattaaacACTACACAATAGccatatgtacctatatatacaaaaataacaaagaaattaGTACAAAACCAATCAACGAATGATTTATTGTATAACGTAGGTAAGTTACAAAGATTTAAGGAGTTctctaaaaaaatagaattttatattttaggattccatagccaaaatggcaaaaaatatctttataaaattataaagtccgtctgtccgtctacggcttagcttagagactattagtgctagaaagctgttattatGCATGAATAATGCAGCAATTATAACGACAAATTGGTAAAGTATAATGTAGggaaacaattttttgtactttttagggttgcggagccaaaatggcaaaaacggaacccataagGGTTCCATAAGTttcgccaatgtctgtctgtttgtctgtctgtccgtccatccgcggctttgctcagggactatcaatgctagaaagctgtaattttacacaaatatatatgtaaactatgccgacaaaatggtacaataaaaaaatcaaaaaacaatttttatagagtacctcccatagacgtgaagtgggggtgatttttttttctcatccaaccttgtagtgtggggtatcgttggataggtcttgattcagtgatttgtttgcaaaatattcaactttaaagtgccaattttcctttttttaaatcgagcatccccccgcccctcccttctaaaatctaaaccggtgggtggaaaaatttgaaaaaattcaggatggtagtaagtatatcaaacttacaaggaaaactataacggttaagttttcttgagaattattagtagtttttagagtaaatagcagcctaaggtataaaatatatacagggtggatttcgacgagggacctttgcggaGATATTGCATTGTTTAAGTGATACACAGTCGATTTATAATGTTTAGAAacttaaacaaagtaaaaaaaaaaatacaaaattcactcATTTTTAACTGTGGTGATAACCCTATATTGCATCTGCACATAACGGCAAGATGGCTAGATTAAGGAATCGCCGTCGGAAAAACTCGGGATATTACGTTTATTTCCGAGAGTTGTTGTCATCGTACTGATGTAAAAATGACACATaaaagtcaaataaatcaaataaaatgcaaaaatacgaatatcaattactttattacaatttttacatACGGTGTTCAAATGTTCCTCCGTGTCTAATAATACACGCTGCAGCCCGTGCCCGAGTATGTATTTTGTAAGGGTGAAGGCGCGGGCACGTTTAAGAACTTTTAGTACTGCGGTATGACTTATTTCGAAATGTCGACCAGCTGATCTCGAACTTTTTCTTGGATTCCGCTCAAAATACCGCAGTATTCTTTCTTCAAGTCTAGCCGCAAGACGAATAACAGGTCCTCCACGTTGATCGTTCTGAGCTGTTCTTGGTACAATGGGCGTGAATGGGCTGATTGTTGGTGACACGATCACAAGCACGTAAAATTGTCCTACGACCTGTTGGGTGTGGTGGTGGATATGTTTCCCTGTAACGTCGTAAAGCTTCAACCGCATTATGATTGTAGCT is from Choristoneura fumiferana chromosome 28, NRCan_CFum_1, whole genome shotgun sequence and encodes:
- the LOC141443697 gene encoding uncharacterized protein, translating into MGRYAYCIVLCCILIGAQCQEAATVEADNNVAKESGICRVCVCKDGKVNCKDQNLVDFFTLEEWGNLTDYKPTSVDLSDNLLTNITAIADLQIEVLDLSNNKIDFIENASFRDLQEMRVLDLSHNKLTSKLSPHAFEGRYSAEEYEPLASMRELNLAYNDFHSLHQDLFEHLPELTSLDLTGNPLTTIDHVTLIAISSLPMLRDLRLRSCQLSDIPDKFLHTPRYLEHLDLSDNQLTMVPQELEETKNLVYLNLNQNPIEELDMTKEDAIGFPILKKLKELHMCNMPELKRIGAGALAGLENLVKLHLSYNPKLEDIDAKALARPDDIGETYDWPMIKELYIISNNLSEIDRRLVSRWDLVEKLDVSNNPFLCDCSTQWMVDVLVPIVENKGANESEKLVCQEPIEMRGYTMKHLHDIHRTMRCVDKYGNRPERDGAILLGTLIGVLLAVPIMLSLVLLWRRGYFGWLGLRGPVDVSRAFYKRAPADD